A window of the Egibacter rhizosphaerae genome harbors these coding sequences:
- a CDS encoding TRAP transporter permease: MGEDSKRSAEPGAAGSGDGWNDPHAQRGQTPENLDRGDAESEDLSEHVEQLEAQSFADSQPGTRSQMRAFWRWAIFLLALGYTLFHVYTAIVGTLPTHQHRPLHLAGALGLIFLLYPAKQHPGPKEKRRSWVLTLVGLAVLGYLVATEEAGLHAVLPAVGVLAVVQIARHLPWHILGMPIADLVLAVGGFSSGMYLFLFGDEVARRAGIETEVDIAFGVLGTLLVLVAVQRVIGTPLVAVSMAALGYAYLGPHLPGFFQHSGYTIDRIIANSFLGSEGIFGTPIAISSTFIFMFMVFASMLQRTGMERFFTQLAFGATGWMTGGPGKVGVLTSAFSGTITGSSVANTVGNGAFTIPMMKRAGYKAEFAGAIEASSSTGGQLAPPIMGAAAFIMIEFTGIPYIEIIQAAIIPAILYFTAQFVVIHYESKRQGVRGLPRDQLPNVPRLMFTKGYLLIPIIFIFIILAMGFTPLTSALYAVYATVVVNLVVQVIAVMINKWRSLEDRLTITTLLDGLVDAARIALPVIAACAAAGLIAGVVTLTGLGLRLSDGILQLANETLIFTMIFAMIACLILGIGLPTTANYVITATLAAPALLVFDPVPLIAAHFFVYYFGVMADITPPVSLASYAASGIARSNPFMTGVQSVRIALGGFLVPYMFVLSPELLLQDWTWAFGSLAVITAVAGIFFLGTGVAGFMDRKLNPVVRALMIGVGLALLYGDPITDGLGLGVGAAVFVWQWWTGRSRRAVEKAAV, encoded by the coding sequence ATGGGCGAGGATTCCAAGCGGAGCGCGGAGCCGGGCGCAGCCGGCAGTGGCGACGGCTGGAACGACCCTCACGCCCAGCGGGGCCAGACACCCGAGAACCTCGATCGCGGCGACGCCGAGAGCGAGGACCTCTCGGAACACGTGGAGCAGCTGGAGGCTCAGAGCTTCGCCGACTCGCAGCCCGGTACGCGCAGCCAAATGCGCGCCTTCTGGCGATGGGCGATCTTCCTCCTGGCGCTCGGTTACACGCTCTTTCACGTCTACACCGCGATCGTGGGCACGCTGCCGACCCATCAGCACCGCCCGTTGCACCTGGCGGGCGCGCTCGGGCTGATCTTCCTGCTCTACCCGGCGAAGCAGCACCCGGGCCCGAAGGAGAAGCGCCGCAGTTGGGTGCTCACCCTCGTGGGCTTGGCGGTGCTCGGCTATCTCGTGGCCACCGAGGAGGCGGGTCTCCACGCGGTGCTGCCCGCCGTCGGGGTGCTCGCGGTCGTCCAGATCGCCCGTCACCTGCCCTGGCACATCCTCGGGATGCCCATCGCCGACCTCGTTCTGGCGGTCGGTGGCTTCAGTTCCGGGATGTACCTGTTCCTCTTCGGGGATGAGGTCGCCCGCCGCGCGGGCATCGAGACCGAGGTCGACATCGCCTTCGGGGTGCTCGGCACCCTGTTGGTGCTCGTCGCCGTCCAGCGGGTCATCGGGACGCCGCTGGTCGCTGTCTCCATGGCGGCGCTCGGGTACGCCTACCTCGGGCCCCACCTGCCGGGGTTCTTCCAGCACAGCGGCTACACGATCGACCGGATCATCGCCAACTCCTTCCTCGGCAGCGAGGGCATCTTCGGGACGCCGATCGCGATCTCGTCGACGTTCATCTTCATGTTCATGGTGTTCGCGTCGATGTTGCAGCGCACCGGAATGGAGCGCTTCTTCACCCAACTCGCGTTCGGCGCGACCGGTTGGATGACCGGGGGCCCCGGAAAGGTGGGCGTGCTGACCAGTGCGTTCTCGGGGACGATCACGGGCAGTTCAGTGGCCAACACCGTCGGCAACGGCGCGTTCACGATCCCGATGATGAAGCGCGCCGGCTACAAGGCCGAGTTCGCGGGTGCGATCGAGGCCTCCTCGTCCACGGGCGGCCAGTTGGCCCCGCCGATCATGGGCGCCGCCGCCTTCATCATGATCGAGTTCACGGGCATCCCCTACATCGAGATCATCCAGGCCGCGATCATCCCGGCGATCCTCTACTTCACCGCCCAGTTCGTGGTGATCCACTACGAGTCGAAGCGCCAGGGGGTGCGTGGCCTGCCGCGGGATCAACTCCCGAACGTCCCTCGGCTCATGTTCACCAAGGGCTACCTGCTCATCCCGATCATCTTCATCTTCATCATCCTCGCGATGGGCTTCACGCCCCTGACCTCCGCGCTCTACGCGGTGTACGCCACCGTGGTCGTCAACCTCGTGGTGCAGGTCATCGCGGTGATGATCAACAAATGGCGCAGTCTCGAGGACCGGCTGACGATCACCACCCTGCTCGACGGCCTGGTGGACGCGGCACGCATCGCCCTGCCGGTCATCGCGGCGTGCGCCGCCGCCGGGCTCATCGCCGGCGTGGTCACGCTCACCGGCCTCGGTCTCCGGTTGTCCGACGGGATCCTGCAGCTCGCGAACGAGACGCTGATCTTCACGATGATCTTCGCGATGATCGCGTGCTTGATCCTCGGGATCGGGTTGCCGACGACCGCGAACTACGTGATCACCGCGACGCTCGCGGCACCGGCGCTGCTCGTCTTCGATCCCGTCCCGCTGATCGCCGCGCACTTCTTCGTGTATTACTTCGGCGTGATGGCCGACATCACCCCTCCGGTGTCGCTCGCTTCCTACGCGGCGTCGGGTATCGCGAGGAGCAATCCGTTCATGACAGGGGTGCAGTCTGTCCGAATAGCGCTCGGCGGATTCCTCGTGCCGTACATGTTCGTCCTGTCACCCGAGCTGTTGCTCCAGGATTGGACGTGGGCCTTCGGCAGCCTGGCGGTCATCACGGCAGTTGCTGGCATCTTCTTCCTGGGGACGGGTGTCGCCGGCTTCATGGACCGCAAGCTCAACCCCGTCGTACGCGCGCTGATGATCGGTGTCGGGTTGGCGCTGTTGTACGGCGATCCGATCACCGACGGGCTCGGGCTGGGGGTCGGCGCCGCGGTCTTCGTCTGGCAGTGGTGGACCGGCCGCTCCCGCCGGGCCGTGGAGAAGGCCGCGGTGTAG
- a CDS encoding DUF1850 domain-containing protein, with product MTDPRASRAAQPDPFAAPPVNPRPRRRWLFAAGAGLVALSVGVAVLGLQASGATTLQIVDRGDDETVHEREVRVGEEFRLEHRHSVTRRMVYETFSVLDRDTVAIEELWFDEFGANLPAGPEEIDGEMTEFIAEDGAYRVVHDSRPLGSLLVVAGSADVDHTIEFADGEEVRFLDLVEPGAHVEVLAGDDVSGQ from the coding sequence TTGACTGACCCTCGGGCCTCACGGGCGGCGCAGCCGGATCCGTTCGCTGCGCCGCCCGTGAACCCTCGGCCCCGGCGCCGGTGGCTGTTCGCGGCCGGCGCCGGACTGGTCGCTCTGTCCGTCGGGGTGGCCGTGCTCGGCCTGCAAGCATCGGGGGCCACAACCCTGCAGATCGTCGATCGAGGAGACGACGAGACGGTGCACGAGCGCGAGGTCCGGGTGGGCGAGGAGTTCCGGCTCGAGCACCGGCACTCGGTGACGCGGCGCATGGTCTACGAGACCTTCTCGGTGCTGGACCGCGACACCGTGGCGATCGAGGAGTTGTGGTTCGACGAGTTCGGCGCGAATCTACCGGCCGGCCCCGAGGAGATCGACGGCGAGATGACCGAGTTCATCGCTGAGGACGGGGCCTACCGGGTGGTGCACGACAGCCGTCCTCTCGGATCGCTGCTGGTAGTGGCGGGAAGCGCGGACGTCGACCACACCATCGAGTTCGCGGACGGCGAGGAGGTCCGATTCCTCGACCTGGTCGAACCCGGAGCGCACGTCGAGGTCCTGGCGGGCGACGACGTGTCGGGTCAGTGA
- a CDS encoding TAXI family TRAP transporter solute-binding subunit: MTTHRVRGRTLAMLIALLAIVALTLAACEEADEDVADVDDEPDEEPDEPDDDEPDDDEPDDDEPDDDEPDDEEPDDEEPDDEEPAADEAHLTLGTGSTGGTYYPLGGAIAGVWSTEIDGVNVSTQATGASVENARLITAGELDVGMAVNGVAADAYAGEGEFEGEDHDFNIVGNVYGEVMQVVAREDSGIETIADMEGQRVDLGPPGSGTEVLARDLLEFHDIDPEDDIEAFGDTFGDAADNLRDGQIDAAFAILALPAASIEEAATATDLNLVSIEGDPLDAALDADPTLSTLEVEPETYPDQEEPATFVTNWATMYAPSDMDEDLVYDLTRVLYDEREQIAEAHAVGEQIQIDTAVDGEGGIPLHPGAEAYYEEQDALD, translated from the coding sequence ATGACGACACACCGCGTAAGAGGGCGCACGCTCGCGATGCTCATCGCGCTGCTGGCCATCGTCGCACTGACACTCGCGGCCTGCGAGGAGGCCGACGAGGACGTGGCCGACGTCGATGACGAACCGGACGAGGAACCCGACGAGCCGGACGACGACGAACCGGACGACGACGAACCGGACGACGACGAGCCGGACGACGACGAGCCGGACGACGAGGAGCCGGACGACGAGGAGCCGGACGACGAGGAGCCCGCCGCCGACGAGGCGCACCTCACGCTCGGCACCGGCTCCACCGGCGGCACCTACTACCCGCTGGGCGGCGCCATCGCCGGCGTGTGGAGCACCGAGATCGACGGCGTCAACGTGAGCACCCAGGCCACCGGCGCTTCGGTGGAGAACGCGCGGCTGATCACCGCCGGTGAGCTCGACGTCGGCATGGCGGTCAACGGTGTGGCTGCGGATGCGTACGCCGGCGAGGGCGAGTTCGAGGGCGAGGACCACGACTTCAACATCGTCGGCAACGTTTACGGCGAGGTCATGCAGGTCGTCGCCCGCGAGGACTCCGGAATCGAGACGATCGCGGACATGGAGGGCCAGCGCGTGGACCTCGGTCCTCCGGGCAGCGGCACCGAGGTGCTCGCCCGCGACCTCCTCGAGTTCCACGACATCGACCCCGAGGACGACATCGAGGCGTTCGGCGACACGTTCGGCGACGCCGCCGACAACCTTCGCGACGGCCAGATCGACGCCGCCTTCGCGATCCTCGCCCTGCCCGCCGCGAGCATCGAGGAGGCCGCGACCGCGACCGACCTCAACCTCGTCAGCATCGAGGGCGATCCGCTCGACGCGGCGCTCGATGCCGACCCGACCCTCTCGACGCTCGAGGTCGAGCCCGAGACGTACCCGGACCAGGAGGAGCCGGCCACCTTCGTCACCAACTGGGCGACCATGTACGCCCCGTCGGACATGGACGAGGACCTCGTCTATGACCTCACCCGCGTGCTGTACGACGAGCGCGAACAGATCGCCGAGGCTCACGCCGTCGGTGAGCAGATCCAGATCGACACCGCGGTCGACGGTGAGGGGGGCATCCCGCTTCACCCCGGCGCGGAGGCCTACTACGAGGAGCAGGACGCGCTTGACTGA
- a CDS encoding acetate--CoA ligase family protein, protein MMADPVAALLDPRSVAVVGASTNPLKRGYQAIRTLLSDGFPGSIYPVNPRETEVLGLPAYPSVTSIDGSVDLALIVTPASAVAGLLRECGRKGVGAAVVIAVGFGETGEDGAALEAEIRGVAAGEGIGLIGPNTNGVFNLPARLNLVGASDVPQGRLALLCQSGNMALSLFTEVAHETSLGFSTYVGIGNEAGLRYHELLDYLRDDPDTGAVLTYAEGFRDGRALLRSAANLAGHKPIVCYKAGRSEAAQRSALSHTGAVAGSHAVAEAVLRQAGIVVVERSDELVPVAETLLQQPALPSPRVGVLTDGGGHGTVAADALAAHGLELPALTASTRERLAEVLPDAASTRNPVDVAGATDRDPRVFEPCLEALLDDPSIDGMLCVGLLGGYGIRFSDELAEAEEQAAARMAEMAANAGKPLVVQSAYAPAHPPAHDLLRGSGVPVHGSIETAARCVAALEERGRFRATAEMRSGFAHRSRGERTDRADRAGGERRALTEPEGRALLEAHGLPVGPWTLATDPDVAADAVTALGGPAALKIVSPDVVHKSDAGGVLLDVGNAEDAAAGFERVVGAVTAAQPDASVDGVLVTPMAPRGVELIVGVTTDPSFGPLLAVGAGGTAVEVLRDTAFRAVPVTPTECDEMLAELAVAPLLDGHRGAAPVDRAALRALLTGVSRLVAAEPGIAELDLNPVIAHPDGLAVVDVRVVVDTRIGLATPGRRVESIAMNPEHAGR, encoded by the coding sequence ATGATGGCCGATCCCGTCGCTGCCCTGCTCGACCCGCGCAGCGTCGCGGTCGTCGGCGCGTCGACCAACCCCCTCAAACGCGGGTATCAGGCGATCCGCACGCTGTTGTCGGACGGGTTCCCGGGGTCGATCTATCCGGTGAATCCCCGGGAGACCGAGGTTCTCGGCCTTCCGGCCTACCCGTCGGTGACGTCGATCGATGGCTCCGTCGACCTCGCGTTGATCGTCACCCCGGCCTCCGCGGTGGCCGGGCTGCTCCGCGAGTGCGGGCGCAAGGGCGTCGGCGCGGCCGTCGTGATCGCCGTGGGGTTCGGGGAGACCGGCGAGGACGGCGCGGCGCTCGAGGCCGAGATCCGCGGAGTCGCCGCCGGTGAGGGCATCGGCCTCATCGGCCCCAACACCAACGGGGTGTTCAACCTGCCGGCACGGCTCAACCTCGTCGGCGCCTCCGACGTGCCGCAGGGACGGCTCGCCCTGCTGTGTCAGAGCGGGAACATGGCTTTGTCGTTGTTCACCGAGGTCGCCCACGAGACCTCGCTGGGATTCAGCACGTACGTGGGCATCGGCAACGAGGCGGGCCTGCGCTACCACGAGCTGCTCGACTACCTGCGTGACGACCCGGACACGGGTGCGGTGCTCACCTACGCCGAGGGGTTCCGTGACGGCCGGGCGTTGCTCCGGTCCGCGGCGAACCTCGCCGGGCACAAGCCCATCGTGTGCTACAAGGCGGGCCGCTCGGAGGCCGCGCAACGCTCGGCGCTGAGCCACACCGGTGCGGTCGCCGGCAGCCACGCGGTCGCCGAGGCCGTGTTGCGGCAGGCCGGGATCGTGGTCGTCGAGCGGTCGGACGAGCTCGTGCCGGTGGCGGAGACACTTCTGCAGCAGCCGGCCCTGCCCAGCCCGCGTGTGGGCGTGCTCACCGATGGCGGCGGTCACGGCACCGTGGCCGCGGATGCGCTCGCCGCGCACGGTCTCGAGTTGCCCGCGCTCACGGCATCGACGCGGGAGCGGCTCGCCGAGGTCCTGCCGGACGCGGCCTCCACCCGGAACCCCGTCGATGTCGCCGGTGCCACCGACCGGGACCCGCGGGTGTTCGAGCCCTGCCTCGAGGCGCTCCTCGACGATCCGTCTATCGACGGGATGCTCTGCGTCGGCCTGTTGGGTGGGTACGGGATCCGCTTCAGCGACGAGCTCGCCGAGGCCGAGGAGCAGGCCGCGGCACGCATGGCCGAGATGGCGGCAAACGCCGGTAAGCCGTTGGTGGTGCAGAGCGCTTACGCGCCCGCGCATCCACCGGCCCACGACCTGCTCCGCGGCTCGGGCGTGCCGGTGCACGGCTCGATCGAGACCGCTGCGCGGTGCGTGGCGGCACTCGAGGAACGTGGCCGCTTTCGCGCCACCGCCGAGATGCGCTCGGGGTTCGCCCACCGGTCCCGGGGCGAGCGTACGGACCGGGCCGATCGCGCTGGCGGCGAACGCCGCGCGCTGACCGAGCCCGAGGGGCGTGCGCTGCTCGAGGCGCACGGGCTGCCGGTGGGGCCTTGGACGCTCGCGACCGATCCGGACGTCGCCGCCGACGCGGTCACCGCGCTGGGTGGCCCGGCAGCGCTGAAGATCGTCTCCCCCGACGTCGTGCACAAGTCCGACGCGGGCGGGGTGCTCCTGGACGTCGGTAACGCCGAGGATGCCGCGGCCGGCTTCGAGCGGGTCGTCGGGGCGGTGACCGCGGCCCAGCCGGACGCCTCCGTCGACGGCGTCCTCGTCACGCCCATGGCCCCTCGCGGCGTGGAGCTGATCGTCGGGGTGACCACCGATCCGTCCTTCGGGCCCCTGCTCGCGGTCGGCGCGGGCGGCACGGCCGTGGAGGTGCTGCGCGACACCGCTTTCCGCGCCGTGCCCGTCACCCCGACCGAGTGCGACGAGATGCTCGCCGAACTCGCCGTCGCCCCGCTGCTCGACGGTCACCGGGGCGCTGCCCCGGTCGATCGCGCGGCGCTGCGCGCGCTGCTGACCGGCGTGTCCCGGCTGGTGGCAGCCGAGCCCGGGATCGCCGAACTCGACCTCAATCCCGTCATCGCCCATCCGGACGGCCTCGCGGTGGTCGATGTGCGTGTCGTCGTCGACACGCGGATCGGGCTCGCGACGCCGGGACGGAGGGTCGAATCGATCGCCATGAACCCGGAACACGCAGGGAGGTGA
- a CDS encoding enoyl-CoA hydratase/isomerase family protein, protein MTREVFVHSEVEDGICHVRLDRPDRLNAVSEELYADLEAVLEGVAGYPTVRAIVLTGEGRAFCAGADLKAHADRTRTPAERRAYVWAGQRICRFLQQMPQPVVAGVHGHAIGAGAEIAWSADVVIAAEDVQFRLPEIGLGTFVGGGVVQRLPLLVGHLRAKQLLLLGRPVSGVQAAAWGLATEAVASERVQERAVEVARELADQPARPLRLAKQALNRAGALTPDEALTYEAESLLECMGTDDWERGVQTFTDDRGDREGR, encoded by the coding sequence ATGACCCGCGAGGTGTTCGTCCACAGCGAGGTCGAGGACGGGATCTGTCACGTCCGTCTCGACCGCCCGGACCGTCTGAACGCCGTGTCCGAGGAGCTCTACGCGGACCTCGAGGCGGTGCTCGAGGGCGTCGCCGGCTATCCCACCGTCCGCGCCATCGTGTTGACCGGTGAGGGCCGCGCCTTTTGCGCGGGGGCGGATCTCAAGGCGCACGCGGATCGCACGCGGACGCCCGCCGAGCGCCGGGCGTACGTGTGGGCCGGTCAGCGCATCTGCCGGTTCCTGCAGCAGATGCCGCAGCCGGTAGTGGCGGGGGTGCACGGGCACGCGATCGGTGCCGGCGCCGAGATCGCCTGGAGCGCTGACGTCGTGATCGCGGCGGAGGACGTGCAGTTCCGGCTACCCGAGATCGGCCTCGGGACGTTCGTCGGCGGTGGCGTCGTGCAACGGCTGCCGTTGCTGGTCGGGCACCTCCGCGCGAAGCAGCTCCTGCTCCTCGGACGTCCCGTCTCCGGCGTCCAGGCTGCGGCATGGGGACTCGCGACCGAGGCGGTGGCGAGCGAGCGGGTGCAGGAGCGGGCCGTCGAGGTCGCGCGGGAGCTCGCCGATCAACCGGCTCGCCCGTTGCGTTTGGCCAAGCAGGCGTTGAACCGCGCCGGTGCGCTGACCCCCGACGAGGCGTTGACGTACGAGGCGGAGTCGCTGCTCGAGTGCATGGGCACCGACGACTGGGAGCGTGGCGTCCAGACCTTCACCGACGACCGCGGCGACCGGGAGGGCCGATGA
- a CDS encoding MurR/RpiR family transcriptional regulator: MVEPTSYKDLEALLRERLHEFTPNQRRIAQQLLSDPEGCAFQTVSELAGSVGVNESTVVRFANALGLRGYPQLARLCQQRLREQAQLLERFDALNYLETVDGELLGRTVAYDQANIARTFANVDPDSWQQAVRALSTSRAVGVVGLRKSFAASTLLAYLLRLVRDEVHELGTLPAMLPDGLRRFGPDDVVVGISIHRYARDTVRALEVARAAGATTIALTDNASSPLTPQSDVSFYVDVAGVSLLRSVTAFTSMVQALASAVATELGTHTRSALLLEEKLLADFDVYHDGPSRSGGAR; encoded by the coding sequence GTGGTCGAGCCCACGAGCTACAAGGATCTGGAGGCCCTCCTTCGGGAGCGCCTCCACGAGTTCACGCCGAACCAACGGCGGATCGCGCAGCAGCTGCTCAGCGACCCCGAGGGCTGTGCCTTCCAGACCGTGAGCGAGCTCGCTGGCTCAGTCGGTGTGAACGAGTCGACGGTGGTGCGCTTCGCCAACGCCCTCGGCCTGCGCGGCTACCCACAGCTGGCTCGGCTCTGCCAACAACGGCTGCGCGAACAGGCGCAGCTCCTCGAACGCTTCGACGCGCTCAACTACCTCGAGACGGTCGACGGCGAGCTGCTCGGGCGCACCGTGGCCTACGACCAGGCGAACATCGCCCGCACGTTCGCCAACGTCGACCCCGACTCGTGGCAGCAGGCGGTGCGGGCGCTCAGCACCTCGAGGGCGGTGGGCGTCGTCGGGCTGCGCAAGTCGTTCGCGGCCTCGACGCTGCTGGCGTACCTCCTGCGCCTCGTCCGCGACGAGGTCCACGAGCTCGGGACCCTGCCGGCGATGCTGCCGGACGGGCTGCGCCGCTTCGGCCCCGACGACGTCGTCGTCGGGATCTCGATCCACCGCTACGCACGCGACACCGTCCGAGCGCTCGAGGTCGCCCGCGCGGCGGGCGCCACCACGATCGCTCTCACGGACAACGCCTCGTCCCCGCTCACGCCCCAATCTGACGTCTCCTTCTACGTTGACGTCGCCGGTGTGTCCCTGTTGCGTTCGGTCACCGCCTTCACGAGCATGGTCCAGGCGCTGGCGAGTGCGGTGGCGACCGAACTGGGCACCCACACCCGGTCCGCCCTGCTGCTCGAGGAGAAGCTCTTGGCCGACTTCGACGTCTACCACGACGGTCCCTCCCGCTCTGGTGGTGCTCGATGA
- a CDS encoding M18 family aminopeptidase, with protein sequence MSDHETHIDFARDLLAFVDAGPSPFHVVGEMARRLEAAGFTELDEAADWSLRAGDRRYVVRDGGSIVAFRVGSAAPADGGFRLVGAHTDSPALKLRPHPEVSRHGYRLAGCEPYGGLLLHTWFDRDLTLAGRVAVRAGDGAVRLERVHLPGAPLRIPSLAIHLDRSVRTDGFKPDPQQHVVPVHGPDGDGCDALLDLIAEAADVARTDLLGWDLVTADTQPAAFGDGPSIRAPRLDNLASCHAGVQALLEAEVGPATAALVANDHEEVGSGSAEGARGSFLGDVLARIVAATGEEPAVGLPRAMSRSLLVSSDTAHAVHPNYADRHEPEHRPRLGGGPAIKDHAGQAYASDAATASQFVAACAEVGVTPQRFASRADLPCGSTIGPLTATRLGLPTVDIGAPILSMHSVREQADARDIVPTVASLRAHLSGAGRIERGKT encoded by the coding sequence ATGAGCGATCACGAGACCCACATCGACTTCGCGCGCGACCTGCTGGCGTTCGTCGACGCGGGGCCGAGCCCCTTCCACGTGGTGGGCGAGATGGCTCGTCGCCTCGAGGCCGCCGGCTTCACGGAGCTCGACGAGGCCGCGGACTGGTCGCTCCGGGCCGGTGACCGCCGCTACGTGGTACGCGACGGGGGCTCGATCGTCGCGTTCCGGGTGGGTTCGGCCGCGCCGGCCGACGGCGGCTTCCGCCTCGTGGGTGCCCACACCGACTCGCCGGCGCTGAAGCTCCGACCGCATCCGGAGGTGTCCCGCCACGGCTACCGGCTCGCGGGCTGCGAGCCGTACGGGGGGCTCCTCCTGCACACCTGGTTCGACCGGGACCTGACCCTCGCCGGCCGGGTCGCGGTTCGCGCGGGCGATGGCGCCGTGCGTCTGGAACGCGTCCACCTGCCCGGCGCGCCCCTGCGCATCCCCTCGCTGGCGATCCACCTGGACCGCAGCGTGCGCACCGACGGTTTCAAGCCGGACCCGCAGCAGCACGTGGTGCCGGTGCACGGTCCGGACGGCGACGGGTGTGACGCCTTGCTCGACCTCATCGCCGAAGCCGCGGACGTCGCGCGCACCGATCTGCTCGGCTGGGACCTCGTCACCGCGGACACCCAGCCCGCGGCGTTCGGTGACGGCCCGTCGATCCGCGCGCCACGCCTCGACAACCTGGCCTCGTGCCACGCCGGAGTGCAGGCGCTGCTCGAGGCCGAGGTCGGCCCGGCCACTGCCGCCCTCGTCGCCAACGACCACGAGGAGGTCGGCAGCGGTTCCGCCGAGGGCGCGCGCGGCTCGTTCCTGGGCGACGTGCTCGCGAGGATCGTCGCCGCCACCGGCGAGGAGCCCGCGGTGGGCCTGCCGCGCGCGATGAGCAGATCGCTGCTCGTCTCGAGCGACACCGCCCACGCCGTGCACCCGAACTACGCCGACCGACACGAGCCCGAGCACCGGCCGCGCCTCGGCGGCGGACCGGCGATCAAGGATCACGCCGGGCAGGCCTACGCGAGCGACGCGGCCACGGCGAGCCAGTTCGTCGCCGCGTGCGCCGAGGTCGGGGTCACCCCGCAGCGCTTCGCCTCGCGGGCCGACCTGCCGTGCGGCTCCACGATCGGGCCGCTCACCGCGACCCGGCTGGGCCTGCCCACCGTCGACATCGGTGCGCCGATCCTGTCGATGCACTCCGTTCGCGAACAGGCCGACGCCCGCGACATCGTCCCGACCGTGGCCTCCCTGCGCGCGCATCTGTCGGGCGCGGGGCGGATCGAGCGGGGCAAGACGTGA
- a CDS encoding AI-2E family transporter gives MSSTERPWTSSALVRLGAYAWGLLGIVGAATLIALVLGQLGVVTVPLILALFPAALLSPLAEGLKRWRVPPSLASLLTIVLFVGVVAGGVTLLAPQVAAEIPGLIEEVEAGIGQVEDLFEDGLLGFEPTITPGEALELAQEQAVEFLQQQGVTIATAVAEGVAGLLFGAVGLFFYLKDGRRMAVWIRDQLPTSARATVHDLGNASWNTIGQYFRGQLLVALVDAIFIGIGLAILGVPLVLPLAVLVFLGGLFPIIGAVASGAVAVLVALASQGVAIAIATLALVVAVQQLESNVLAPIVLGRSLALHPLAIIVALSAGGILFGVLGAFLAVPVAASTVRAVGVLRRRLGAPLGTDEEPATAGTIQPAK, from the coding sequence ATGTCGTCCACGGAGCGCCCGTGGACCAGCTCAGCACTCGTGCGCCTGGGCGCCTACGCCTGGGGGCTACTGGGCATCGTCGGAGCCGCCACGCTCATCGCCCTGGTGCTCGGCCAGCTCGGCGTCGTCACCGTGCCGCTCATCCTCGCGCTGTTCCCCGCCGCCCTGCTGTCCCCGTTGGCCGAGGGACTGAAGCGGTGGCGCGTACCGCCCAGCCTCGCCTCCCTCCTCACGATCGTCCTGTTCGTGGGGGTCGTGGCCGGCGGGGTCACCCTGCTCGCCCCCCAGGTCGCCGCGGAGATCCCCGGCTTGATCGAGGAGGTCGAGGCCGGCATCGGGCAGGTCGAGGACCTCTTCGAGGACGGGCTGCTGGGCTTCGAGCCCACCATCACGCCCGGCGAGGCCCTCGAGCTCGCCCAGGAGCAGGCCGTCGAGTTCCTGCAACAGCAAGGCGTCACGATCGCGACGGCGGTGGCCGAGGGCGTGGCCGGGCTGCTGTTCGGTGCGGTCGGTCTGTTCTTCTACCTCAAGGACGGGCGGCGGATGGCGGTCTGGATCCGCGACCAGTTGCCGACCTCGGCCCGAGCGACGGTCCACGACCTCGGCAACGCCAGCTGGAACACGATCGGGCAATACTTCCGCGGTCAGCTGCTCGTCGCGCTCGTCGACGCCATCTTCATCGGCATCGGCCTCGCGATCCTGGGGGTCCCCCTCGTGCTACCGCTCGCGGTGCTCGTGTTCCTGGGGGGTCTCTTCCCCATCATCGGGGCGGTCGCGTCGGGGGCGGTGGCGGTGCTCGTTGCCCTCGCGAGCCAGGGGGTGGCGATCGCCATCGCGACGTTGGCGCTCGTCGTCGCGGTCCAGCAGCTCGAGAGCAACGTGCTCGCACCGATCGTGCTCGGCCGATCGTTGGCACTGCATCCGCTCGCGATCATCGTCGCGCTGTCAGCCGGCGGCATACTGTTCGGCGTGCTGGGGGCGTTCCTCGCCGTGCCCGTCGCCGCGAGCACCGTCCGCGCGGTGGGGGTGCTGCGGCGCCGCCTCGGCGCACCGTTGGGCACCGATGAAGAGCCAGCCACGGCCGGGACGATTCAGCCGGCCAAGTAG
- a CDS encoding biotin transporter BioY: MTSISVPQPVLADRLPRTLVRDAALVVGLAALTALLAQVRVPIPFSPVPVTGQTLAVLLGAAALGPLRSMLGMLLYVAVGVAGLPVFTQWGYGLGTLFDITGGYLLGFLLASLLVGAMARRGFDRRPLGTAAAFAAGSLVIYTVAVPWWMTVTGEPFGAVLWQAAGVFVVGDALKALIAAGLLPAAWRLANR, from the coding sequence ATGACCTCCATCTCGGTCCCTCAGCCGGTGCTCGCCGACCGCCTGCCGCGCACGCTCGTCCGCGATGCCGCCCTCGTCGTCGGGCTCGCGGCGCTGACCGCGCTGCTGGCCCAGGTGCGGGTGCCGATCCCGTTCAGCCCCGTCCCGGTGACCGGGCAGACGCTCGCGGTGTTGCTCGGGGCAGCGGCGCTCGGGCCGCTGCGCTCGATGCTCGGCATGCTGCTCTACGTGGCGGTCGGCGTCGCCGGCCTGCCGGTGTTCACCCAGTGGGGCTACGGACTCGGGACCCTGTTCGACATCACGGGTGGCTATCTCCTCGGATTCCTGCTCGCCTCGCTTCTCGTGGGGGCGATGGCGCGGCGTGGCTTCGACCGCCGGCCCCTCGGGACCGCCGCCGCGTTCGCCGCGGGTTCGCTGGTGATCTACACGGTCGCGGTGCCGTGGTGGATGACCGTGACGGGGGAGCCGTTCGGCGCCGTGCTCTGGCAGGCCGCCGGCGTGTTCGTCGTGGGGGATGCGCTGAAGGCGCTCATCGCCGCCGGGCTGCTCCCGGCGGCGTGGAGGCTCGCGAACCGCTGA